GCGCCCCGACCAAGCAGGATTCGGCCAGCGCCCACGGCTCGCCCCTCGGCGACGAGGAGGTCCGCGGCGCCAAGAAATTCTACGGCTGGGACCCGGAAAAGAAATTTTTCGTGCCCGACGCCGTGCGCGATTACGGCCAGCGCATCAGGGCCAGAGGCGCGAGGCAGAACCGGGAATGGGACGAGCTGTTCGCGCGTTACACCGCCGCATACCCGGAACCGGCCGCCCAGCTGCGCCTGCTGCAGAACCGGGAATTGCCGGACGGCTGGGAGGACGCCATTCCCAGTTTCACGCCCGGGACGAAAATATCGGGCCGGGCTGCCAGCAGCAGCGTGCTGAACGCCATCGCCGAGCGCATCCCGGTCATGATCGGCGGTTGCGCCGACCTCGCCCCCTCGACCCTGGCCGTCATAAAAAACTCCCCGGGTTTCCAGAAGGACAATCGCGGCGGCAGGAACCTGCATTACGGGGTGCGCGAGCACGCCATGGGCGCCGTCGCCAACGGCATCTCCTTAAGCGGCTTGCGGACGTTCGTTTCGACGTTTTTTGTTTTCTCCGACTACATGCGGCCGGCCATGCGCATGTCGGCGCTAATGAAGCAGCCGGTCATTTACATTTTCACCCACGACAGCATCGGCGTCGGCGAGGACGGCCCCACCCACCAGCCGATCGAACACCTGGCGTCGCTGCGGACCATGCCGA
Above is a window of Candidatus Aminicenantes bacterium DNA encoding:
- a CDS encoding transketolase; translated protein: APTKQDSASAHGSPLGDEEVRGAKKFYGWDPEKKFFVPDAVRDYGQRIRARGARQNREWDELFARYTAAYPEPAAQLRLLQNRELPDGWEDAIPSFTPGTKISGRAASSSVLNAIAERIPVMIGGCADLAPSTLAVIKNSPGFQKDNRGGRNLHYGVREHAMGAVANGISLSGLRTFVSTFFVFSDYMRPAMRMSALMKQPVIYIFTHDSIGVGEDGPTHQPIEHLASLRTMPNLEVIRPADANEVAFAWKYIMETGSSPTALVLSRQDLPVFDRSQYASAAGTLKGGYVLADSDGVPDVILIASGSEVQLALAALEELKKEGIGARVVSMPNWSLFDRQGADYREMVLPAKVARRIAIEAGSTFGWSHFLGPNAEGRALGLKTFGASGKPDSLFSYFGLTKEALVKAVKELLQLVRP